The Andrena cerasifolii isolate SP2316 chromosome 14, iyAndCera1_principal, whole genome shotgun sequence genome contains a region encoding:
- the LOC143376573 gene encoding uncharacterized protein LOC143376573: MELQQPGRSSSPISKNPSGKHVRSGQRKIIINVYKALIQERPSMKYREIMSTLSEQTGIGLSTVKKTVAEYVSTGKVSSPNKKRKKLSIVQKLSEQEKTGIRHKVHEFWSRREVPNLNKVLSAVNADPELGTYVRTTFYRILHDLSFKFTAIHRNSALMEQEYIVLWRHNYLIKLAQYRAEGRHIYYLGETWVDSSSSTSTPESTGTGNQLVALHIGSVEGFVPGGLLCFKSEKNSKDLNDKMNGNTFFEWFQGILPSLKEGAVIVMDNAPYHSVKTEHCPTMAWTKPRIIDWLITKGYPIPPHSIKVKLIDMVKKIKPEYDKYVIDEYAKRNGRLVLRLAPYHSELNPIEMVWAMVKNYVKTKNTTHKLADVKKLISDGIDRVSVEIWQTFIRHTTSKEQKLFELGQIIDEVSDANMTQGGTDESETDSSEEWEQNI, encoded by the exons atggagctgcagcAGCCTGGCCGGTCAAGCTCACCGATAAGCAAAAATCCTTCAGGAAAG CACGTTCGGTCCGGACAAAGAAAGATTATCATAAACGTGTACAAAGCACTTATCCAGGAAAGGCCGTCTATGAAATACCGCGAGATCATGTCGACGCTATCCGAACAAACAGGAATAGGGCTGTCCACCGTGAAAAAGACCGTTGCCGAATACGTTAGTACCGGCAAGGTGTCTTCGCCAAacaaaaaacgtaaaaaattgAGCATCGTGCAGAAGCTGTCCGAACAGGAGAAGACCGGAATTAGGCACAAAGTCCACGAGTTCTGGTCCCGGCGAGAAGTGCCGAATTTAAATAAAGTCCTCTCGGCAGTGAATGCGGACCCTGAGCTCGGCACATATGTACGGACCACCTTCTATAGAATACTTCACGATTTAAGCTTCAAGTTTACAGCAATACATCGGAATAGCGCCCTTATGGAGCAAGAGTACATTGTGCTCTGGCGACATAACTATTTAATTAAGCTGGCGCAATATAGAGCGGAAGGTCGCCATATTTATTACTTAGGCGAGACCTGGGTGGACAGCTCGAGCTCCACAAGTACACCCGAGTCCACCGGCACAGGAAATCAGCTCGTCGCTCTCCATATTGGGTCGGTGGAGGGGTTCGTACCCGGAGGCCTCCTGTGCTTCAAATCGGAAAAAAACTCGAAGGATCTCAATGACAAAATGAACGGGAATACCTTCTTTGAATGGTTCCAAGGTATTCTGCCATCATTGAAGGAGGGCGCAGTTATCGTCATGGACAACGCTCCTTACCATTCCGTGAAAACGGAGCATTGTCCAACGATGGCCTGGACGAAGCCAAGAATCATAGACTGGCTTATTACCAAAGGGTACCCCATACCTCCACATTCCATAAAAGTGAAGTTAATCGATATGGTGAAGAAAATCAAGCCAGAATACGACAAGTACGTAATAGACGAGTACGCGAAAAGGAACGGGAGACTGGTTTTGCGCCTGgccccataccactctgaaTTGAATCCCATAGAGATGGTGTGGGCCATGGTAAAGAATTATGTCAAGACGAAGAACACGACCCACAAGTTAGCAGATGTCAAGAAACTGATAAGCGACGGCATCGATCGTGTGTCCGTCGAAATTTGGCAAACTTTTATCCGGCACACGACGAGTAAAGAACAGAAACTTTTCGAGCTGGGTCAAATTATAGACGAAGTCAGCGACGCAAATATGACTCAGGGTGGCACGGACGAATCTGAAACGGATTCCAGCGAGGAGTGGgaacaaaatatttaa
- the LOC143376456 gene encoding sortilin-related receptor, whose product MAGRNSSAFYYYALVFYLILLTSSNNGLRFGDKSRTLHVTEDLDSFNYRQPLIINRGEYLHDASETSSSRTRRDVPSAPPNNLPKIMTKVNALNDSHQQLMVHWVGEGSNVIICLARDSTPVVRVHGSKYPVPSNPSAVYISYDYGDTFVNKTEKFKRGPGSNASYATLDKFINHPKFYNYCVFVDSTNRHIFITFNNGNYIYPFDVPFHPSEISFVESDRRTLVALDKIDPMRKLWLSQNLGVTWVVIHHYVKAFFWSPTPNLLIERIEPSGSNTVWQFSFKDTLLSPINEHQTKEMPLDESFTVVTTNVEDFQIRGDYKFATSKDTKNGSENLDLYLSYKNNSFVKAEFNTYLPCNYYHIVDVSHNRIFVAASHGETQVNLYVSEIIDEKRATFTLSLEGILTFFPNSTWKDSWLNDVADEAFTDLYKVEGLRGIYIASQVKGTPKSGAIGPEHLVSLITFDHGATWNPIKPPAANHEGFYIHCTKDCSLHLSQRFSQLYPVTRSVSIMSSKSAPGIIMATGVIGPNLKGHPALYVSRDAGLTWKQVLKDYYFFNMGDHGGLLVAVKYFKSRGETRHISYSTDEGETWQSYDFNEKMLRVYGLMTEPGENTTVFTMFGSDSGQHQWLIIKVDLRNVFEKDCTETDFKFWSPSSPDQPMMSCVLGRKETYQRRAARINCYTGIDYDRPIKTEICPCDFNDYQCDFGFVREGNPYHCVRDNLSTYDPYVVPNTCEPGKFYNRTKGYVKISDDDCMGGAARNFEPDEIPCPVGVISEFLLVAQREHISRIDLVNEKLEELPVHDLKNVIAIEFDVKNNCLYWADIVTDTIGRQCLKDGTSHPEILVETDLSSVEGMALDWVSNLLYFVDGVRMRIQVIRTDISTMGRMRRTILGPNNLQKPRGIAVHPMNGYMFWTDWAPGNASVSRANLNGSDVRRLFVEPIVEWPNGITIDHISERIYWVDARQDYIGSSDYDGKKFKKVISKDDRVLHPFAVAVLKDDMYWDDWKQSMIFTADKNYGESIDHLIGYLTGLMDLKVFDHSSQRGTNACANNTCSHICVGAPRGGHVCLCPDGMEMIDDKCMCPGGSTPFLNSTCPRVASTCSANQFACQNDICIPAFWRCDRDNDCGDNSDEIHCNRTTCSPNHFECDDKCMSKYWICDLDTDCKDGRDEKDCKYSNCTDTQFRCDNARCISHRWQCDGEDDCRDGSDERHCKGNVPPSNCRSHEFLCKSEHTCIPTSWKCDGDSDCEDGTDEADCSNMVCESWQFMCNTSQEKRCIYKSWVCDEDKDCADGSDEVNCTVVTPPSPLAPILPTGLCTDWMFICNNKKCVPYWWKCDSVDDCGDDSDEIGCGNADEVEASTLVYTTQQSDVCRDYQFRCLNGKCIQDAWVCDGFNDCPSGEDELHCEGVQVACGEGQLMCRMDGACIPLRDICNGVEDCPDGSDELGCSTEQSSSRAATPSCYVGLFPCDETRCFPLAAYCDGNRDCLDGFDESNCEKNSSRVYQVLVMGVDERSVNATSLFLFWWMPVPTNVTFEFLPSIASVEPGANWTNASEWIEEMEYQFNNLNPYTRYNLTVHVKLKGQSTVYPPAKYLDTMTAEGVPSEPRNVTVTQKSGTCMEVTWLPPLLPNGPITGYEVFVAPPIPPTRFFKQKTSAIIDMAFEAGKHYSFWVIAKNRERESVSSSVVTVTFDGSANIDDIEDLKVVATTNNSITLSWKPLKDVDGYHVTPRAPAPYPALQTLSTMEDKLQVNKLAPGIKYTFEVRALKKKYIGRAVTISATTGGVALPSVSKLVAQLVKPHGTMVKLTWDPPKPTRKIKWQYAIHYAVNIVEFFKEYKFLTTNLSATIKDLEACETYLFAVGVNGEYGAGALSAPVTVFTHFNQRAPPKKLRVTSSDKHDTIIISWNASCPTIDEPIRYTITVTEITFNRRFTVTLPPTNETALKHTFNSIKHGGKYKITIATDVENAIPSQPVIYVAPIIMPPHQLKVLHEEHGYVIFWQEHDLPESFKTTKYHYEILVVEGSKTMNESIAKIYKVDQPPYTYKDVKPRVIYTIAVRLVTDEGYQSPLSEIFSFRNYTETSLPVIMNTSNILSFAIPICLLIVALGSALAYFVVRHRRLSNSFTQFANSHYDTRRGQATFPGTTDGLEEEDSPVIRGFSDDEPLVIA is encoded by the exons ATGGCCGGCCGGAACAGTTCGGCCTTTTACTACTACGCGCTTgtcttttatttgatactgttaacCAGCTCGAATAATGGACTGAGGTTCGGTGATAAATCGAGAACGCTCCACGTCACGGAGGACCTCGATTCGTTCAATTACAGACAGCCGCTGATTATCAATCGTGGCGAGTATTTGCACGATGCCAGCGAAACGTCATCTAGTCGAACGCGCAGGGATGTCCCTTCAGCGCCTCCAAATAATCTTCCAAAGATCATGACGAAG GTCAATGCTTTGAACGATTCGCATCAGCAATTAATGGTGCATTGGGTTGGAGAAGGATCTAATGTAATAATATGTCTAGCGAGGGACAGTACGCCCGTTGTGCGGGTGCATGGAAGCAAGTATCCTGTACCGAGCAATCCTAGTGCTGTATATATAAGTTACGATTACGGCGATACGTTTGTCAATAAGACTGAAAAGTTCAAGCGTGGTCCCGGATCCAATGCGTCGTACGCGACTCTGGACAAATTCATCAATCATCCAAAGTTTTACAACTAC TGCGTCTTTGTGGACAGCACGAATCGTCACATTTTTATCACGTTCAACAATGGCAACTACATATACCCGTTCGACGTGCCATTCCATCCGAGCGAAATCTCATTTGTCGAGTCGGATCGCAGAACTCTCGTCGCCCTTGATAAGATCGACCCTATGCGCAAG CTATGGCTGTCGCAGAATTTGGGAGTTACGTGGGTAGTAATTCATCATTATGTGAAAGCATTCTTTTGGTCCCCCACGCCCAACCTATTGATAGAGCGTATAGAGCCTTCTGGGTCGAACACCGTTTGGCAGTTTAGTTTCAAGGATACGCTGCTGTCCCCAATAAACGAGCATCAGACGAAAGAGATGCCATTAGATGAATCATTCACAGTCGTAACCACGAACGTTGAAGATTTTCAAATCAGAGGTGATTACAAATTCGCAACGTCCAAGGACACAAAA AATGGATCGGAAAACCTGGATCTTTACCTGTCTTATAAGAACAACAGCTTCGTTAAGGCTGAATTTAACACCTATTTACCTTGCAATTATTACCACATTGTCGACGTTTCGCATAATAGAATCTTTGTCGCGGCCTCCCACGGCGAAACGCAAGTCAATCTCTATGTATCGGAGATTATAGATGAAAAGAGGGCAACGTTCACGTTGTCGCTCGAGGGAATTCTTACCTTTTTCCCTAACAGCACTTGGAAGGACAGTTGGTTAAA CGACGTAGCCGATGAAGCATTTACAGACTTGTATAAGGTAGAGGGCCTCCGTGGTATTTACATAGCGTCGCAAGTGAAAGGAACACCGAAATCAGGCGCGATCGGGCCGGAGCACTTAGTGTCGCTAATAACGTTCGATCACGGCGCAACATGGAACCCCATAAAACCACCCGCCGCGAATCACGAAGGGTTCTACATCCACTGCACGAAAGACTGCTCGTTGCATTTAAGCCAGCGTTTCAGCCAGCTGTATCCTGTAACGAGATCGGTGTCGATTATGAGCTCCAAGTCTGCCCCCGGCATTATAATGGCCACTGGAGTTATAGGGCCGAATCTCAAAGGCCACCCGGCTCTGTACGTGTCCAGAGACGCCGGCCTCACCTGGAAGCAAGTGTTGAAGGACTACTACTTTTTCAACATGGGGGACCACGGCGGCCTGCTGGTGGCCGTCAAGTACTTCAAATCTCGCGGCGAGACCAGGCATATCTCTTACTCCACCGATGAGGGCGAGACCTGGCAGTCCTATGATTTTAACGAAAAGATGTTACGGGTGTACGGGCTGATGACAGAGCCGGGAGAGAACACGACGGTGTTCACGATGTTCGGATCGGACAGCGGGCAACATCAGTGGCTGATAATAAAGGTCGACCTGCGGAACGTGTTCGAGAAGGACTGCACCGAAACGGACTTCAAGTTTTGGTCCCCGTCGAGCCCGGATCAACCGATGATGTCGTGTGTGCTGGGTCGAAAGGAGACGTACCAGAGGAGAGCGGCGCGAATTAATTGTTACACCGGCATCGACTACGATCGCCCTATAAAAACAGAGATATGCCCTTGCGACTTTAACGACTATCAGTGCGACTTCGGGTTCGTACGAGAAGGCAATCCGTATCATTGCGTGCGCGACAATCTGAGCACGTACGATCCCTACGTTGTGCCCAACACCTGCGAGCCGGGGAAATTTTACAATCGAACAAAGGGTTACGTAAAAATATCCGACGACGACTGCATGGGTGGCGCGGCTAGGAACTTCGAGCCGGACGAGATTCCGTGCCCCGTCGGCGTGATATCTGAATTTCTCTTGGTGGCGCAACGCGAGCACATATCGCGAATCGATCTGGTGAACGAGAAGCTGGAGGAGCTGCCGGTTCACGACTTGAAGAATGTGATAGCCATAGAGTTCGATGTGAAGAACAACTGTCTGTACTGGGCGGACATCGTGACCGACACTATTGGCAGGCAGTGTCTGAAGGATGGCACGAGCCACCCTGAGATCCTAGTGGAAACCGATCTAAGCTCTGTTGAAGGAATGGCGCTCGACTGGGTGTCGAATCTTCTGTATTTCGTGGACGGCGTTAGAATGAGAATTCAAGTGATCAGAACAGATATATCCACCATGGGTAGAATGCGAAGAACCATCCTTGGACCCAACAATCTACAAAAGCCCAGAGGTATAGCGGTTCACCCGATGAACGGGTACATGTTCTGGACCGATTGGGCTCCGGGCAACGCGTCGGTTTCGCGGGCTAATCTCAACGGATCGGACGTGAGACGACTGTTCGTGGAGCCGATCGTCGAATGGCCAAACGGGATAACGATTGATCACATATCCGAGCGGATTTACTGGGTGGACGCCAGGCAGGACTACATCGGCTCCAGCGATTACGATGGTAAGAAGTTCAAGAAGGTGATCTCGAAGGACGACCGAGTGCTGCATCCCTTCGCTGTCGCGGTGTTGAAAGACGATATGTACTGGGACGATTGGAAGCAGTCGATGATATTCACCGCGGACAAGAACTACGGCGAGAGTATAGACCACCTAATCGGCTACCTGACCGGTCTGATGGACTTGAAGGTGTTCGACCACAGCTCGCAGCGCGGCACGAACGCCTGCGCCAACAACACATGCTCGCACATATGCGTGGGAGCGCCCCGCGGTGGCCACGTTTGCCTCTGCCCGGATGGGATGGAGATGATCGATGATAAATGTATGTGTCCGGGAGGCAGCACGCCGTTCCTCAACTCCACGTGCCCTCGCGTGGCTAGTACTTGCTCGGCGAATCAGTTCGCCTGCCAGAACGACATTTGCATACCGGCGTTCTGGCGGTGCGACCGGGACAACGACTGCGGCGACAACTCCGACGAGATCCACTGCAACAGGACCACTTGCAGCCCGAATCACTTCGAATGCGATGACAAGTGCATGTCCAAGTACTGGATCTGCGATCTGGACACAGACTGCAAGGACGGCAGGGACGAGAAGGACTGCAAGTACTCGAATTGCACGGACACTCAGTTCAGGTGCGACAACGCCAGATGCATATCGCACAGGTGGCAAtgcgacggcgaggacgactgCAGGGACGGTTCCGACGAGAGGCATTGCAAGGGGAACGTCCCGCCAAGCAATTGTAGGTCTCACGAGTTCCTTTGTAAATCAGAGCACACCTGTATACCGACTAGCTGGAAGTGCGACGGGGACTCGGACTGCGAGGACGGCACGGACGAGGCGGACTGCAGCAACATGGTCTGCGAGAGCTGGCAGTTCATGTGCAATACATCGCAGGAGAAGCGTTGCATCTACAAGTCTTGGGTGTGCGACGAGGATAAGGATTGCGCGGATGGCTCCGACGAGGTCAACTGTACCGTCGTCACCCCTCCGTCACCGTTAGCCCCGATATTACCCACCGGTCTCTGCACCGATTGGATGTTCATCTGCAACAATAAGAAGTGCGTGCCTTACTGGTGGAAATGCGACAGCGTGGACGACTGTGGGGATGATTCGGACGAGATTGGCTGCGGTAACGCTGACGAGGTTGAGGCCTCCACCTTGGTGTACACCACTCAACAGTCCGACGTCTGCCGAGATTACCAGTTCCGATGCTTAAACGGCAAATGCATCCAAGATGCCTGGGTCTGCGACGGCTTCAATGATTGCCCATCTGGAGAGGACGAGCTGCATTGCGAAGGCGTGCAGGTTGCCTGCGGAGAAGGCCAGCTCATGTGCCGCATGGATGGTGCCTGTATACCTCTCAGAGATATCTGCAACGGTGTAGAGGACTGCCCCGACGGCAGCGACGAGCTGGGCTGTTCCACCGAACAGTCCTCTAGCCGGGCAGCCACTCCGTCCTGCTACGTTGGCCTGTTCCCTTGCGACGAGACTCGCTGCTTCCCCTTGGCGGCGTACTGCGATGGCAACCGTGATTGCTTGGACGGTTTCGACGAGAGCAACTGCGAGAAGAACAGCTCTCGCGTCTACCAGGTGCTCGTGATGGGAGTAGACGAGCGATCAGTGAATGCTACCAGCCTCTTCCTATTCTGGTGGATGCCAGTCCCCACGAACGTCACTTTCGAGTTCCTGCCGTCAATAGCTTCCGTGGAGCCCGGGGCAAACTGGACCAATGCCAGCGAATGGATCGAGGAAATGGAGTACCAGTTCAACAACCTCAACCCTTACACCCGTTACAACCTGACAGTCCATGTCAAGCTAAAGGGGCAGAGCACTGTCTATCCACCAGCGAAATACCTGGACACTATGACCGCTGAAGGTGTCCCTTCAGAGCCCAGGAACGTCACAGTCACCCAGAAGAGTGGGACTTGCATGGAAGTGACCTGGCTGCCACCGTTGTTGCCCAACGGGCCCATCACGGGCTACGAAGTCTTCGTTGCGCCACCCATACCGCCCACGAGGTTCTTCAAGCAGAAGACATCAGCGATTATCGACATGGCCTTCGAGGCAGGCAAGCACTACTCGTTTTGGGTGATCGCCAAGAACCGGGAACGCGAGTCGGTCTCGTCAAGCGTGGTTACCGTCACCTTCGACGGGTCTGCGAATATAGACGATATCGAAGACCTCAAGGTGGTTGCTACCACTAACAATTCCATCACCCTGTCTTGGAAGCCCCTGAAGGACGTGGATGGTTATCACGTCACTCCTAGGGCGCCAGCCCCGTACCCAGCGTTGCAGACCCTGTCGACGATGGAGGATAAACTACAGGTGAATAAGCTTGCCCCAGGGATCAAGTACACTTTCGAGGTCCGAGCTCTGAAGAAGAAATATATCGGAAGGGCCGTCACTATATCAGCCACTACTGGGGGCGTAGCTCTGCCCTCGGTGTCGAAGCTCGTCGCACAGCTGGTCAAACCGCATGGAACCATGGTGAAGCTGACTTGGGACCCCCCGAAGCCCACCAGGAAGATCAAGTGGCAGTACGCTATTCATTATGCCGTCAACATAGTGGAGTTCTTCAAGGAGTACAAGTTCCTCACGACCAATCTTTCTGCTACGATCAAGGATCTGGAGGCCTGTGAGACCTACCTGTTCGCGGTTGGCGTTAACGGGGAATACGGCGCCGGTGCTTTGAGCGCGCCTGTCACAGTATTCACGCATTTCAATCAACGTGCCCCGCCAAAGAAGCTGAGAGTCACCTCGTCGGATAAACACGACACCATAATTATTTCTTGGAACGCCAGCTGCCCCACGATCGACGAGCCCATCAGGTACACGATCACTGTCACAGAGATCACGTTCAACAGGCGTTTCACCGTCACGCTGCCGCCGACAAACGAGACGGCGTTGAAGCACACGTTCAACTCGATCAAGCACGGCGGAAAATATAAGATCACCATCGCGACAGACGTTGAGAATGCCATCCCAAGTCAGCCAGTGATCTACGTGGCTCCTATAATCATGCCGCCTCATCAGCTCAAGGTTCTTCACGAGGAGCACGGCTATGTTATCTTCTGGCAGGAGCACGACTTGCCGGAGAGCTTCAAGACTACCAAGTACCACTACGAGATCCTGGTGGTGGAAGGGTCGAAGACTATGAACGAGTCGATTGCCAAGATTTACAAGGTCGACCAACCTCCGTACACTTACAAGGACGTTAAGCCACGCGTAATATACACCATTGCTGTACGATTGGTCACCGACGAAGGCTACCAGAGCCCCTTGAGCGAGATCTTCAGCTTTAGGAACTATACGG AGACATCGTTGCCAGTGATAATGAACACATCGAACATCTTGTCTTTCGCCATACCAATCTGCTTGCTGATCGTGGCTCTGGGATCCGCTTTGGCATACTTCGTTGTGAGGCACAGAAGGCTGTCCAACAGTTTCACGCAGTTCGCCAACAGTCATTACGATACGAGACGCGGGCAAGCGACTTTCCCAGGAACTACGGATGGTTTAG AAGAAGAAGACAGCCCAGTGATCAGAGGCTTCTCTGACGACGAGCCGCTGGTGATAGCATAG